The following is a genomic window from Thermodesulfatator atlanticus DSM 21156.
GTGCGTTATGCCCCGCTAAAAGATCCAGTAGAATACGAAATAAAAGGCTATCATATTTCCCTGCGCCACGAAGAAGCCGCCCAAATCCAGGTCAAAAAGTTGCCTTCTTAGTTGTTTCATGCCCGAAAAATTCCTTTTTAAGAAAGAAAAAAAGTTGTTCTCTTTATGGGATATAAAAGCATATCTCGAAGCCAAAAGAAAAGATTTTTTTGTTTTTTTAGAGACTTCACGGCCAACAGTAGACGATAAGCGGCATCTTTTTTTTGGAGATCCCGTCCAAGTCTTTTTATTTCATCCCGGAGAGGACGTGTCTTTGTTTTTTTCCCGTCTTGAGCAGGCCTTGGCCCAAGGCTTTTGGCTTGCTGGTTTTTTTGCTTACGAATTTGGCTTCTTTTTAAATCCAAAATTAAAAAAACTTTGCCCTGAAAAAACCAATTTTCCCCTGGCTTTGTTAGGTGTTTTTAAAGAGCCTGAGATTTTGAGAGCTGGGCCGGCTGCTTTTTATGAGAGTCCTTTACCAGGTTTCAAAAATCTGAGGCTAAGCTTAAACAAGAAAGATTATGAGGCCAAAATAATCCGTATCAAAGACTATATCGCTTCAGGAGATACTTATCAGGTAAACTTTACGCTCAAATATCTCTTTGAGACTGAAGCAGACCCTCTCGCTATCTATCTTGCTTTGCGCAAAAAGCAAAAGGTCGCCTTTGGGGGGCTTTTAAAGGCCCCTGGTCTTTCGGTCATAAGTCTTTCGCCTGAGCTTTTTTTTCGCGTAGGGCAAGGGAAAATTTATGCCAAGCCCATGAAAGGTACTGCCCCCAGAGGGGCAACTCTTGCTGAGGACCAAGAAATTGCAAAATTCCTTTCGAGTGATCCCAAAAACCAGGCCGAAAACGTCATGATTGTTGATCTTTTGCGCAATGACCTTGGACAAGTTTGTAATCCCGGAAGTGTGTGGGTGCCACGGCTTTTTGAGGTTGAAAAATATGAAACCGTCCACCAAATGACCTCAACCGTCGCAGGAGAATTGAAGACAACTGCTCTTGGAAAAATTTTAAAGGCTCTTTTTCCGTGTGGTTCGGTAACCGGGGCGCCTAAAATCCGTACCATGGAAATCATTGCTGAACTTGAGAATGCGCCACGAGGGGTATATACCGGGGCCTTTGGTTTTATTTCACCAGAAAAAGAAATGACTTTTAATGTGGCTATCAGGACCCTTTTTTTGCGCGAAGGCAAGGGCGAGTTTGGCATAGGCTCAGGAATCGTCTGGGATAGTGACCCCGAAAAAGAGTTTGAAGAGTGCCTTCTTAAGGCCAAGTTTTTGACTGACCCTGCCATTGAATTTTCACTGATTGAAACCATGAAGTTTACCCCTGGCGAGGGAATAAGGCTTTTGCCCTTTCATCTTGAAAGGCTTGCCAGGGCTTCTGCTTATTTCGATTTTCCTTTTGATCGGTCTTCTTGCGAAAGGTTTATCTCGGAAAATTTAGCTGGTTTAGCTTTTCCCGCTAAGATAAGGCTTCTTTTGTCTCAGGATGGTTCTCTTGGTCTTGAGGTTTACGAATTAAAAGAAATCAAAACACCTGTGGTTGCTGGCCTTGCTCAGAGAGATTTTGATCCCCCGAAACAATTTGTCTATCACAAAACTACTTATCGTTCCTGGTTTCTTCCCTGGCAGGAGCGTGTCCGCAAAGAAGGCCTTTTTGACGTGATCTTTTATGATGAAGACGGCCGTTTGCTTGAGGGCACCATTAGTAACATCTTCCTTGAAATCGACGGCAGGCTTTATACGCCCCCGGCAAAACTCGGGCTTCTTCCAGGAGTTTTAAGGGAAAGCCTTTTGCGTTCGCAAAAGGCCAAGGAGCGTGAGCTCACCATTTATGATTTAAACCGTGCGGCAAAAATTTACCTGGGAAAC
Proteins encoded in this region:
- the pabB gene encoding aminodeoxychorismate synthase component I, producing MFFSRLEQALAQGFWLAGFFAYEFGFFLNPKLKKLCPEKTNFPLALLGVFKEPEILRAGPAAFYESPLPGFKNLRLSLNKKDYEAKIIRIKDYIASGDTYQVNFTLKYLFETEADPLAIYLALRKKQKVAFGGLLKAPGLSVISLSPELFFRVGQGKIYAKPMKGTAPRGATLAEDQEIAKFLSSDPKNQAENVMIVDLLRNDLGQVCNPGSVWVPRLFEVEKYETVHQMTSTVAGELKTTALGKILKALFPCGSVTGAPKIRTMEIIAELENAPRGVYTGAFGFISPEKEMTFNVAIRTLFLREGKGEFGIGSGIVWDSDPEKEFEECLLKAKFLTDPAIEFSLIETMKFTPGEGIRLLPFHLERLARASAYFDFPFDRSSCERFISENLAGLAFPAKIRLLLSQDGSLGLEVYELKEIKTPVVAGLAQRDFDPPKQFVYHKTTYRSWFLPWQERVRKEGLFDVIFYDEDGRLLEGTISNIFLEIDGRLYTPPAKLGLLPGVLRESLLRSQKAKERELTIYDLNRAAKIYLGNAVRGLLPVKKIVEV